The Rhododendron vialii isolate Sample 1 chromosome 6a, ASM3025357v1 genome includes a window with the following:
- the LOC131329329 gene encoding anthocyanidin 3-O-glucosyltransferase 5-like — METPTSHAAILSSPGMGHQIPVLELAKRLITQHNIPVTILVVTTHTSPAESHLLHPPATTSPNLLRIVQLPPVDVSALLDPAATVVTQLCVMMRAAVPSVRSALLSLRPRPTSLIVDLFGSESLPVADEFRMAKYVYSTSNAWFAALTCYCHVLDKEVVGQYVDQTEMLRIPGCKPVRPEDVVDPMLDRNDQQYKEYVRAGVEYSSAHGMLLNTWEDLDRRSLSALRSIIDVPVYPIGPLTKAAEPEATNTELMEWLDQQPGESVLYMSFGSGGTLSGEQLTELAWGLEMSQQRFVWVVRPPIDGQADASFFSSGNGAVSGAVDFLPDGFADRTRNSGLIIPLWAPQMMILSHPSVGGFLSHCGWNSILESLVNGVPMIAWPLYAEQRMNAAFLTEELGVAVRPEVLPTKELVRREEIEAMVRSVMEFERGKGMRVRAKELKINGEKALSKGGSSYNSLCEVIKDSQLRLESTKF; from the coding sequence atgGAAACCCCAACCTCCCATGCCGCCATCCTCTCCAGCCCCGGCATGGGCCACCAAATCCCCGTCCTAGAGCTAGCCAAACGCCTCATCACCCAACACAACATCCCCGTCACCATCCTCGTCGTCACCACGCACACCTCCCCGGCCGAATCCCACCTCCTCCACCCCCCGGCCACCACCTCTCCGAACCTCCTCCGCATCGTCCAACTCCCTCCGGTCGACGTCTCCGCCCTCCTTGACCCCGCCGCCACCGTCGTCACCCAGCTCTGCGTCATGATGCGCGCCGCCGTACCCTCCGTCCGCTCCGCCCTCCTCAGCTTACGCCCCCGCCCCACCTCCCTCATCGTCGACCTCTTCGGCTCCGAGTCGCTACCGGTCGCCGACGAGTTCCGCATGGCGAAGTACGTTTACAGCACATCGAATGCATGGTTCGCTGCTCTCACCTGCTACTGCCACGTGTTGGACAAGGAGGTCGTCGGTCAGTACGTTGACCAGACGGAAATGCTCAGGATTCCCGGTTGCAAGCCGGTCCGACCAGAAGACGTGGTTGACCCGATGTTGGACCGGAACGACCAGCAGTACAAAGAGTACGTGCGAGCGGGCGTAGAATACTCGTCTGCCCACGGGATGTTATTGAACACGTGGGAAGATCTGGATCGTCGATCGTTGAGCGCGTTGCGTTCGATCATTGATGTCCCGGTCTACCCTATCGGTCCGCTTACGAAGGCCGCTGAACCGGAAGCTACGAACACCGAGTTGATGGAGTGGCTCGATCAGCAACCCGGCGAGTCGGTGTTGTACATGTCGTTCGGTAGCGGGGGAACGTTGTCGGGTGAGCAACTCACTGAATTGGCTTGGGGCTTGGAGATGAGTCAGCAAAGGTTTGTTTGGGTGGTGCGCCCACCTATCGATGGACAGGCGGACGCGTCATTTTTTAGTTCGGGCAACGGCGCCGTTAGCGGTGCCGTAGACTTCTTGCCCGACGGGTTCGCGGACCGGACCCGCAATTCGGGGCTAATCATCCCGCTTTGGGCCCCACAGATGATGATATTGAGCCATCCATCTGTGGGGGGTTTTTTGTCACACTGCGGGTGGAACTCAATCCTAGAGAGTCTAGTCAATGGGGTGCCGATGATTGCGTGGCCGCTGTACGCCGAGCAAAGAATGAATGCCGCGTTCCTGACGGAGGAGCTTGGGGTGGCGGTGCGGCCGGAGGTGCTGCCGACGAAGGAGTTGGTGAGGAGGGAGGAGATAGAGGCGATGGTGAGGAGTGTGATGGAGTTTGAGAGGGGGAAAGGAATGAGGGTGAGAGCCAAGGAGCTGAAAATCAATGGAGAGAAGGCCTTGAGCAAAGGTGGGTCCTCTTACAATTCGTTGTGTGAGGTCATCAAAGACAGCCAGCTTAGACTGGAGTCGACAAAATTCTAA